In Cytobacillus oceanisediminis, the following proteins share a genomic window:
- a CDS encoding MerR family transcriptional regulator — protein sequence MKIMCFHCKPCCYTKVNSCILFFKEVVQLGVKEKLTIGEMAKLREVTTETLRHYDRIGLFKPQYVDPQSGYRYYSIFQYEILGTIKELRQLGMSTDEIKDYFKERNFSKSLDILKAKHFELVSKLNELNDLEENIRVKIGYLEHVAKEKELQKVFFREIGRRKLITLHEKINNNLELSYGVIRLENMLTEKTPILASNRLGIIISEADLRAERFEEPSVIFVVAKNKEKIPKQYQKTVPSGLFACIRYNGELLWNRSESLSKVLENITKTGYRIIGDALQIMHVDITITDKPNEITFEIQVPVEKSDSI from the coding sequence ATGAAAATTATGTGTTTTCATTGTAAACCTTGTTGTTACACAAAGGTCAATAGCTGTATACTATTTTTTAAGGAGGTGGTTCAACTGGGGGTTAAGGAAAAATTAACCATCGGCGAGATGGCAAAATTACGAGAAGTAACAACGGAAACTTTGCGCCACTATGATCGGATTGGCTTATTCAAACCGCAATATGTCGATCCCCAATCAGGATATCGCTATTATTCTATTTTTCAGTACGAAATTTTGGGAACCATTAAAGAGTTACGGCAGCTTGGGATGAGTACGGACGAAATAAAGGATTATTTCAAGGAACGTAATTTTAGTAAGTCCCTGGATATTTTAAAAGCAAAGCACTTCGAACTTGTGTCAAAACTAAATGAGTTAAATGACTTGGAGGAAAATATTCGAGTAAAAATTGGATACTTGGAGCACGTAGCAAAAGAGAAAGAACTTCAAAAGGTGTTTTTCCGTGAAATAGGAAGAAGGAAATTAATAACCTTACATGAAAAAATAAATAATAATTTGGAACTCAGTTATGGTGTCATCAGGCTAGAGAATATGCTCACTGAGAAAACACCGATTCTGGCCAGTAACAGACTGGGCATTATTATCTCAGAGGCGGATCTGAGAGCGGAGCGGTTTGAGGAACCATCCGTTATTTTCGTAGTCGCAAAAAATAAAGAAAAAATACCAAAGCAGTACCAAAAGACAGTTCCCTCTGGGTTATTTGCGTGCATCCGTTATAACGGAGAATTATTGTGGAATCGAAGCGAGAGTTTAAGTAAAGTGTTAGAAAATATAACTAAAACGGGATATCGAATAATCGGCGATGCCCTGCAAATCATGCATGTTGATATTACAATCACAGACAAACCAAATGAGATTACATTTGAAATACAAGTGCCTGTTGAAAAGTCTGATTCGATCTAA